AGTGCAAATTACTTTTAGGCAGAGCTGGGGATATGGTTGAAACCAATGTATTAGAAGACCCTGATTATCGCGTGGCATCCGATAAACTAGGATAAAAGATTCTCCCGATCGAAAAATATATGGATAATGAGCAATTAAACATAGATATCGCACTTGTGCGCAGTTTGATGGCCACCCAGTTTCCAAAGTGGAAAGACCTTTTTGTTCGACCTGTTACTTCGGGGGGATGGGATAACAGAACCTTTCATTTAGAAGAGGACATGCTCGTTCGCATGCCGAGCGCCGTGGGATATGCAGCTCAGGTGGAGAAAGAACACAAGTGGCTGCCAAGACTGGCGCCCCATCTTCTGCTTTCGATTCCAACCCCTTTGGAAATGGGTAAGCCCGGGAAGGGTTATCCATGAAAATGATCTATTTATCGTTGGCTTGAAGGGGATACCGTTGCTTCCACTCCAATAGCCGATCTAGGCAAATTTTCGGTGAGTCTAGCTCAATTTCTTGTGGCTTTGCAGAAGGTCGATGCAGCGGGTGGTCCGTTGCCTGGGTTGCATAGCTTTTACCGAGGGGGACTGTTGAGAACTGGCATAATTTTCTAGAATAGTTTAAGCTCTTTCTCTTTTTAGATGGAGGATTCCCATGCAACAAGTTGAGATGATTTGCTTAGAAGACTTGGTTCCAGAAAGCCACAATTACCGTAAATTTGCCAAGATTTGGTCATTTAGTTTTGTGGAGAAAAGACTCAGAAAACTGGAGAAGGACAATCCCCATAAAGGGTATGGCTTGCTGCGGATATTCAAGTGTTTATTGCTGCAGTTTCTGGAGAACTGCAGCGATAGAGAATTAGAACGCTTTATCCAAGAAAACACTGCAGCTCGATGGTTTTGTGGGTTTAACCTGAGAGACAATACCCCAGATCACACAGTCTTTTGTCAGCTTAGAAAAAAAATAGGGACCAATATCTTGTCCAAGATCTTTGCTGATCTAAGAGATCAGCTAAAAGATCAAGGACTTATGAGTGAAGTTTTTACCTTTGTAGATGCAACCCATTTAATTGCTAAAGCGAATTTATGGGAGGAAAGAGATAAGGCGATTGCAGAAAAATACGAGAAACTGAACAACGAAAACATCTCACAATTTTCTGCAGACGTTCAAGCAAAGATTGGTTGTAAAGGGAAGAATAAATACTGGTATGGTTATAAGCAGCATACCAGTGTAGACATGCAGACAGGTCTTATCAATAAGGTTGCGATTACTCCGGCTAATATCACAGATGCCTCAGGTTTCAAACACGTCTGTCCCTCTCAGGGGGCTAGCTATATGGACAAGGGCTATTGTATAAATCCCGCCCCCAGAATAGCTAAGGCAAAGGGGGTACATCTAGGCGCTATCAAAAAGAATAACATGAAGGGCAAAAATAAAGATCAGGATCGGTGGTACAGTTCCGTGAGGGCCCCTCATGAGCGGGTCTTTTCGCAAATAGAGAAACGAGTGCGGTACCGAGGAATCGCGAAAAATCAGTTTTCAAGTTTTATGCAAGCTATTTGTTACAATCTGAAGAGGCTCGCGGTTCTAGATCCCCCAAATTTGTGTCTCTCCTAGGGAGAGGTGTGTCCAAATGGACTGAATTTTCCATTTCTAAACACTTACAAACTACAAAACCTATCAAAAAGCACCTGTTTTTTCGAACTCAAAAGTTTTACATTCTGAAACTTCTGAATCTCTTTGGTTCTAAACAGCCTCCGAGGAGGATCTCTATCGGTTTACGATTCTGATACACGTCGAGCAATAGATCAACTAACAGGAAAAATAGATGTTGAGGCGGCACTTAATGTTTGGGAAACAGCGCTTGCAACTTCTTGGGATCAATCGCTTGTATGGGTCCATGGTGATATCAGTGATGGGAACCTCTTAACAGAAGGAGGGAGGCTTACTGCTGTTATCGATTTTGGTCAGTTGACGGGTCGGGGATCCAGCTTGCGATCTGGCAATTACCTGGACGTTACTTGAAGGCGAAAGTCGAAAAGCCTTCCGCAAGGAGTTACCATTGGATGCTGGAACTTGGGCCCGTGCTCGCACCTGGACTTTGTGGAAAGCTCTGATGACTGCCGCTGGTTTTACAAATCCAAACAACGCTGAACCCAAGCGGTGTTGGCATATCATTGAGGAAGTGCTTGCAGATTACAAGCGAGATGTTTGAGGTCTGTAGAAATTTGCACTATTACCCCAGAGAATTTTTTGTGTTATCCAGTATACGGTGGCTTTTTGCAATATCAAGAGAATTATATGCATAAGAATACAGAAGACTGATGTCCCAAAAATCCTTTCGGTAACCAAAAGAACCACCAAGAGTTATTCCTGGATGGAATTTTGCTTTGTATTTGAGGACGCCAGTATCTTTAAAGGGCTGTATGTGTTCTGTCATCGTGCTTAGAAACTCTGCGCCTCCGTGAGGCGCGATGTACCAGTGTGCAGCGCAGCAAGAGTGTATAAAAAGACAGACAAAAAGGAGCTTCTTCATTTCATGAGAAGTAGCATAGATCGCTTTTTACACACCAATCTCTAGAGCTCATATAGCCAAACGGAAAAGGTGAATTAAATGACTCCACTTTTTAAAGTTGGCAGAGCTCTAGATTATTTGGAGGTAATTGGGTGGGTTCGAAACTTTTTAACTGGAATTTTATCAGCGAAAGAAATAGTCTTAATCATCTAATAATTAATAATATAAGACCCCTCTCTTCGAGGGCGTGAAATTTTTATAAGAGGCTTTGCTTTTAGATTTATCAGAGATAGGCTACAATGTTTCTAAGCTGCTCAAATACATGGGCTCCGCTGGTATAGTTTTATGCTATATCGGTGGGTGTTTTTTAAATTTTTTAAAGCGAGAAAGAAATCCAAATGGCAAAATCCAAAGGTACAGTTAAATTTTTCAATTCACAAAAAGGTTTTGGCTTCATTACCCCTGAAGCTGGTGGAAAGGAATTATTCGTTCATGTCAACAGCCTTGATGTAGATACACAATCTCTAAATGAAGGACAAAATGTTGAATATGATGAAGAAGAAGGCCGCAAGGGTCCAGAAGCTAAAAACGTTAAGGGCCTATAGTAACGAGTTTTCAATGTGGGATTTGTGCTCCTGATAATTTTTCAGAGGCCTGCCTGCATTGTAGATGCGTATATTTGAGCACTTAAGTTTGAATTTCCACTCTAATAAAAAAGACCGAGTATAACTCGGTCTTTTTGTAATTTGGAGGTGGAGAGATTCGAACTCTCGTCCTTAGTAAACTCTATAACAATGCCTACATGCTTAGTTCCTTAATTTATAGTGCAAGCCTTGCTGTAAGGAACCCCACTAAGGGCTCGCACACTTCCTTTAATCTCGAAACACTACCTCTGGAAGTCAAGCGGCAGTGCTCATGCCAAGATCTATGACGACCGTTCCAAGATCCCTGGTCCAATCTCAGAGGGTCGGCTACAAAGACGGGTTAGGTCTTAAGCAGCGGCCGCAGCAACCGCATCTTCGCTAGTGAAACCAGCGTGAGAAGCGATGCTTACAACTTTTTCTTCTTTGACAGTTATGTCGTCTCGGCTTTTTTAAGAGGCCAACCGAATCCTCTGCATGCCATCGGTACTTTGCTTCCAAGTCGAAACCAATGCACCCCCAGTTGTATTATACCACAAATGGATTTTATTACATAAAACTCTCACTACCAGTCTTTTAAGTTTTAGGTGATTCAATGTTAACAGGTTGGGTCTATTGAGGCAAGTATTGATTATTATACGTCGGAATCGTAAACTACTCTGTTTACGTATAAGGCTGGTTATGTTTGAAAATCGCAAGGAAAGTTTCCCAGAAAGAGAAGAGCGGATACAGGCTCTTTGGGAGAAGGAAAAAGTCTTCAAGAAGTCAGTAGATGGGCGCAAAGATGCCCCTCTATTTTCGATGTATGATGGTCCCCCTTTTGCAACAGGGCTTCCTCATTATGGGCACCTGCTTGCTGGAACAATCAAGGATGTTGTCCCTCGCTATAAGACGATGAAGGGCTATCGAGTGCCTCGCCGTTTTGGGTGGGACACCCATGGTCTTCCTGTTGAAATGGAGATAGAAAAAGCCCTCGAGCTTTCTGGGGCAACAGATATTGAGCAGTTTGGAATCGCGAAATTCAATGAAGAGTGTCGCAGTATCGTGATGCGTTATTCAGAAGAGTGGAAGAAGACGGTCAACCGGATGGGTCGATGGGTCGATTTTGACAAGACTTATATGACAATGAATCTCACATTTATGGAGACTGTTTGGTGGGTCTTTGGGGAGCTATGGAAACAGGGACTTGTTTATGAAGGATTCAAAGTGATGCCCTTTTCAGCTCAGCTTGGAACCCCCCTTTCCAATTTTGAGGCAAACTTAAATTATCAGGATGTGGATGATCCATCGATTACAGTTAGTTTTCCACTTGTTGATGATCCAGAAACGTCTTTGTTGATATGGACAACGACTCCTTGGACTCTTCCTTCGAATTTAGCGGTCATGGTAGGGGAGAAACTTGATTACGTTAAAGTCCAAAAGGATAGGAAATTTTACATCTTGGGGAAAGGACGTATTGAGACCTATTTCAAAGATGGTTGCGAAATTATCGATACCTTTAAGGGGAAGGATCTCATTGGAAAGCGTTACTTGCCGATGTTTAATTACTTTGTTGAAGAAGCGAGCCCTAATAGCTTTTCAGTCATTGGTGAGGATTCAATCGGTGAAGATGTGGGAACTGGGATTGTTCATTCTGCACCAGCATTTGGTGAGGTCGACTTTTTTGCTTGTAAGAATGCGGGGATTGATCTTGTTTGTCCTGTCGATCAGAATGGAAAATTCACTGCTGAGCTGCCTGACTTTGAAGGAAAGTATGTAAAAGATGCCGACAAAGAATTAATCAAAAAAATCAAAGAGAAGGGGCGTCTTTTTCATCAAGGAACGATTCGCCATAGTTATCCTTTTTGTTGGCGCTCTGATACGCCTCTAATTTATAAGGCTATAAGTACATGGTTTGTTGCGGTTGAAAAGATTAAAGATAAAATTGTGTCAAATAATGAGCATATTCATTGGGTTCCGAATCACTTAAAGCATGGGCGTTTTGGAAAATGGCTTGAAAATGCTCGGGACTGGGCAATTAGTCGAAATCGCTATTGGGGAACGCCGATTCCTTTATGGAGGAGTCCGGATGGGGATATTATTATTATCAACAGTGTTGAAGAGCTCGAAAAACGGACAGGCAAAACGGTAAAAGATCTTCATCGTCATCACATCGATACACTGACTTTTGAAGAAAACGGGAAAGTCTATACGAGAGTCAGCGAAGTCTTTGATTGTTGGTTTGAGTCAGGGTCGATGCCTTATGCTCAGAATCATTACCCTTTTGAGAACGAAAAAGAGACACTTGATGCATTTCCTGCAGATTTTATTGCTGAAGGGCTTGACCAGACGCGGGCGTGGTTTTACACGCTCAATATCTTGTCGACGGCATTGTTTGATAAGCCTGCATTTAAAAATGTAATTGTGAATGGGATTATCTTGGCTGAGGATGGAGCGAAGATGTCAAAGCGTTTAAGGAATTATCCTGATCCAGAACTTGTGATGAACAAGTATGGTGCTGATGCAGTGCGTCTTTATATGCTCCATAGCCCTGTTGTGCAGGCCGATGATCTTCGTTTTGCGGAAAGAGGGGTGGAGTTGGTGCTTCGCCAGTTTTTGATTCCTCTCTGGAACTCTTATGTGTTTTTGGCGACGTATGCAAATATCTACAAGTGGAAGCCAGGTGGTTTGAAGCCTAAGTGTGCTATTGATCGCTGGATCCTTTCAAAACTGCAGAAACTGATTTTAGATGTTGAAAAGGGGATGGATGGTTACTCACTTAGCCAGGCCGTTGATCCGTTTGTTGATTTTATTGAAGAGCTTACGAACTGGTATATTCGGCGCAGTCGGGGACGATTCTGGGCGGATGAGGAGACGGAGGATCGCGCAGAAGCATTCCAGACTCTCTATAAGGTGATGTTTCAGTTGTCAAAGGTCGCTGCGCCATTTGTTCCTTTTATTAGTGATGCAATTTACCAAGATCTTAGAACAAAAAAGGATCCAATTTCCGTTCATCTCTGTGATTTTCCGGGCTATGATGCGACGTGGCGCGATGAAGTTCTTGAAGAGGAGATGGCCTCGGTGCAAACAGCCGTTAGCATGGGGCATGCTCTTAGAAAAGAACACAAATTAAAGGTCCGACAACCTTTGCCAAAAGTCCATTTGATTTCAAGTGACCCTCGGGTCATTAAACTTCTCAAGGGTCAGGAAAATCTGATTTTGGATGAGCTTAATGTGAAGGCTGTTGAATATCACAGCGATGAAAAGGGATTCGTTGAGGTTTCTATCAAACCTAACTTTAAGACATTGGGGCGGCGTGCTGGACCATTAATGAAGAAAGTTCAAAAAGCGATTCTTTCTTTAGAGCCAAGTGCTCTTGATGGGGGGGATTACGAGTTGGATCTTGATGGGGAAAAGTTTTCCATTACCTCGGAAGATGTTCTTGTTGATCGCAGAGTTAAGGAGGGGTCTGTTGCTGCAACAGAAGGGGTTATGACAATCGCGCTTGATACGACTCTGGATGAGGCTCTTAAACTTGAAGGTTTAGCTCGAGAAATTGTGAACAAAGTTAACACACAAAGGCGCAACATGCGGTTCGAGGTGACTGATCGCGTAAAAATGGTGATTGATACCACACCTCACGTAAGAGAGTGTTTCGATGAATACCGTGAGTATATTACCCATGAGGTTTTAGCTTCTGAAGTAAAATTTGAAGCAACAGAGGGGGAAGAATGGGACTTAAACGGAGAGCGGGCCGTAATTTCGCTTGAAAAACAATGAAATGGGTACTTCTTCTGCTCACTGTTTCGGCGCATTGCTTCTACTATGATTTTGCAGAGTTTGATTCCTTTCAAGGCAGGCTATCAAAGGAGTATGTTACACACAAAATTTCCCACTATCTTCAGTATTCGAAAGAAATAGAGAATTATTTTGAAATTCAAGAGGATGCGCTTGTTATTTTTGCGTCTCCAAAGGATAAAAAAGAGGGTATCTGTGAGTACCGTCTTGCTTTCGGAAATGAAAGTCTTTCATCGCCCCAGTTCAGTTTTGCTAAGCCAATAAGTTCTGCAAGGATCGCCATAGATCCAGGCCATTTTGGCGGCAAATGGGCAAGGCTAGAGGAGCGATATATCGACGTGGTGCATGAAGGGCGCTCTGTGAACTTTGATGAAGGAACATTGTCCTTCTTGACAGCCATGCATCTGAAGAAAATTCTCGAAGAGCAAGGAGCTTTAGTTTTTTTAACTAGAACAAAGGTTGGTGAAGGAGTCTATCCCGAGAATTTTTTTGATTGGCTCAAAAAACACCCTGAATACTGGGAAAAAGGGGTGGCTCTTTCAACGATTTTTAGGCGTCATTATAACCGATTGGACTTGAGAGAAAGGGCAAGGGTCATCAATGAGTATCAACCCGATCTTACGATTGCAATTCATTATAATGCGATTGATTGCGAAGAAACAATTGAACCGATAAAGGACAACTTTAACCTTATTTTCATTCCGGGGGCATTTTGCAGAAATGAGCTAACCTCTGTTGAAGATCGCTTTCATTTTTTGCGTTTAGTTTGTACCCAAGATCTTGAGAGTTCTGCGTATTTTGCCCGCACGCTTGTGGATGTGTTTTCTAAGCACCTGAAGGTGTCACCTTTCACATCCCCTATGCAAAATAGTCTATCGGAAGCAGCTGGAGTATTTAGTCGAAACCTTTGTATCACTCGATTGATTAAAGGACCCATTTGCTACGGAGAGACACTGATTCAAAATAATGAAAAAGAACTCATTAATCTATCTCAGAATGACGAAGTCGTCAGTGGAATTCCTTGTCCTCGTAGGGTGATTGATGTGGCAAATGCTTATTATGAGGCAATTTCATCCTTTTTTAATCCTAGCTTTAAGGAAGAAAAACAATGACTCCGGTTCAAGGAGAACCCCTAAAAATGGGGGATAACATTGCTCTTGTGGCTCCAGCTTCATGGTGTGATGGATTTGATGAGACATCTGCAGCTTTGAAAGAGCGTGGCTTTCAAGTCAAACTGCCACGCAATTTTGAGGAGAGATTTGGCTATTTAGCTGGCACAGATGAAGAGAGAGCACAAGCTTTGATGGAGGCTTGGAAAGATGTGGAAGTCAAAGCGATTTGGTGTATTCGTGGAGGCTACGGATCGGGGCGGATTTTAGATCTTTTAGACTATGACTATATTCGGGAGCATCCCAAGGTTTTCATAGGGATGAGTGATATCACAGCTCTTCATATTGCTTTGATGCAGAAGGCGGGTCTCGTCACATTTTTAGCTCCCGTTGCAAAGTGGACATTCGATTCAATGAAGGATACGCAACTTTTAGAGCAGGGAATATGGGATATTGTCAGTGATGGAAGAACAGGTGTTTATGAAAACCCTCTGGAATGTGAAACAATAGTAGGTGGAAAAGGAGAAGGGATTCTTGTAGGAGGAAATCTTGCTCTTATTACTGCTCATATCGGAACGCCGTGGCAGCTTGATACAGCAGGAAAAATCCTTATTCTTGAAGATGTAGGGGAAAAAGTTTATCGGGTTGATCGGATGCTCAATCAGTTAAAGCAAGCAGGGATGACAGATAACTTGGCAGGGTTGGTTCTAGCTTCATGGAATAATTGCGAGCCTGATATAGAGGATGGTTGGACAGTTGAAAAGGTTTGTAGAGAATATTTTTCTGATGTTTCTTATCCTGTAATTTCAGGATTTCCCTCAGGTCACATTGAGTCTCAGGTCACCTTGCCTCTTAATTGTCGCTATGCACTTGATGGGGATACTGGGAAGGTAGAACTTTTGGAACCGGGCGTAGCATATACAAAACGCCCGTTAAACCAATAACGATTCCGATTCCGAGAATTGTCAAAGGAGGGAAAAAACTGCAGCAGATGCCACCAAGAACGGGGGCAACAAGGCCGCGGAGTCCAACCATGAGAATGTTCACACTCGAAAACTTTGAGCTATCCTCATCGACAGCAAAAAGGGTTCCAGAAAGATGCCAGATAAGGTTACTTCCTGCCTGGGCTATTCCGTAGAATAAAAAGGCAATGTTTACCCAGAAGATATTGGACATGGCAAAAAGGAGGGTAAATGGGAAGAGACTAAACCCCAGGATAATGAATGCTGTGAGGCGATTTAAAGAGATACGGTTAATTCCTCGCCTCCATAAAAATGAGGTGAAAACGACTCCAACTCCCATCCAAATATAACGGGCAATCGCCAAATTGTTATGAGTAAGACTAAGAGTGTCAGCATAGTAGATATGAATCGCAGGAGTCATAAACATCAGAGCAAATCCTCCCAGCATAAATCCCCACTGGAAGCGGGCAAAATCGGGGCGAGAGCGCATCAAATGGATCGAATCTTTTATTGGTTGCAAGAGACGATTTGAGGAGATGGGCAGGATATTGTCGTCTTGCTTTAGGTTTTGAGGAAGAGGGATACGCATTTGAATGAAAGTGCTAGTCAAGGAGAAAATTGCTGCAAGCGCAAATAGGATCTGCCAAGACCCTTCATAGATATCGAGAAGTTTTCCCACAAAAAGACCCAAGCAAATACTTTCTATAAACCCGAGAACATACAGGTGGGAAAAGAGTTTTTCGCGGGGTTCCTTTTCAAGGTTAAGCTTAAGAATTTCTATTTTTGAAGGGATGCAGGCTCTTGAAAACAACTGATAGACTCCAGCACACAAGATAACGAACCAGACGTTGCTAATAAAAGGCAGGCAGAGGAAGGGGATAAAAGAGAGAACCCATGCTCCCATAAAATTAGAGAGAAGTTTGCTTCTTTCTCTCAGTAGATTTGCACTCCAGTAAAACGATAAAACTGAGAGGACGGGGCGAAGTGTCGCTAAAACTGAGATCTGGAAGGCTGTGGCATTTAAGTCTTTCCGCAATATAAATAAAAGAAGGGTATAAAAAGCGACGAAAGGTTCAGTTGCAATTTGCATCCAGATAAAAGCGAAGCGCGTTGAAAAGCTGCGCGACTTAAGAGTTTTTTCTGGGGTACTCATTCGATTTTCTGAGGGAGTTTGTTCCACTTGCGATGAACAATATAGTACGTACCAAAGCCAACAAAAGCGAGGACCCAAACAACAAAACGAGGAGAATTAAAGAAAGGATAATCTACTTGCAGAATGGCTCCAAAACGAGGGCCTGGAGGCCAGAAAATATAATCTGGGGCTCCTCGAATATTTTCTTCAGGAACGAACCCAAAATCGCGGCTGTCTGCACTCATCGCGTAGTTATCTCCTAGAGCCATATAGCGGCTCACTGGGATCGTAATTCCTTTTTGTTGGAGAAGAGCTGTATCAATCTCTCCTTCACTCGTAAGGGGAGGGCCAGGATCATCAAAAGGAATGTGAGGGCGATAATTGGGGGCCGCCTCTTGACGGAGGTATTCTTGCTGAATAAACTTTAATAGGATGGGGTCATCTTTTTTAATCATAGAGGCTCCCATTGCAAAAAGGTCTCCATCCCGGTAGTAAACATAGCGAGAAGGGAGAAGGTATTGATCCTTTGTATAGGGAGCGTAGAACGTCATCCACTCGATTCCTAAATTATAAAGGAGTTGCATCCGCTCTGGTGTAAATTGATAGAGAGGGTGGTCCTTTGGAAGTTCGGTTATAATCCCTCCAAAGCGTACTTGATAGCCTTTCCCATAGTAAAACTCATAGGTTCCATTTGGAATGCCTGGGAGCTTGGGACTCGCTTGGCTTAGCTTTGACCCATACCGGTAAGCATGCCCATCTTTTACGATAAAGCGCGCGGTGTAGAGGTTACTCATCAAAGTATTTAAATGGTCCTGTGACAGAGGAATCACAGAGGATGTTGTCCCTACGCTGGGGACCAATCGTCCCATTGGGTCTTTCTCGATTTTAGGATGTTTAACAGTTGGATGGTGGATGATTTCCATATAGAGAGGAGCTTTTCCCAGTTGAGTTAGGGGCGTACCTGTATATTTCTCCACCTCGCGATCGGTTAACAGGCGGGAAACACCATAATCACTAAAGCCCCAAAGCTCATAGTAATCTTCAACGGCTCCCTTGAAAGGGGGAAGCATTTCTCCAATGACTTTATTGGTAGACCCTAATGAGAGTTTTGCAACAGCTTTGTTCATTTGCTTCAGAGTGACTGGGGCATAAATGCCGCCCTGTGCTTTTTCAGGTAGGATCATTTTCCCATTCAAATAAATATAGGGGACATGATCAATCTTGCTTAAGAACTCAGGATTTAAGTCCTTTGAAATATCATTTCCATTTTTGTCGATTCCGTAGATTTTACCCCCATAAAAATAGAGGATATCTCCAGGTTTTCCAATGAGACGTTTTACAAACTGCTTTTTTCCAGGGAAGAGATAGAAATAAAGAGTGTCTACATCATGGATATCCATTCCCGCACCAG
The window above is part of the Candidatus Neptunochlamydia sp. REUL1 genome. Proteins encoded here:
- the lepB gene encoding signal peptidase I — translated: MKIYRLKKSLHIFRHILKLYRRKRKVLSEIHRVEVVQTLTNLQEQILEKDRVQASEIAHEAEEFLTLYLKKSPLERIRDFIVGLGLALLVAVLIRTMWFELYEIPTGSMRPTLAEGDRLVVSKTTYGINIPLKRGHFLFDPDLVLRNGTVVFTGAGMDIHDVDTLYFYLFPGKKQFVKRLIGKPGDILYFYGGKIYGIDKNGNDISKDLNPEFLSKIDHVPYIYLNGKMILPEKAQGGIYAPVTLKQMNKAVAKLSLGSTNKVIGEMLPPFKGAVEDYYELWGFSDYGVSRLLTDREVEKYTGTPLTQLGKAPLYMEIIHHPTVKHPKIEKDPMGRLVPSVGTTSSVIPLSQDHLNTLMSNLYTARFIVKDGHAYRYGSKLSQASPKLPGIPNGTYEFYYGKGYQVRFGGIITELPKDHPLYQFTPERMQLLYNLGIEWMTFYAPYTKDQYLLPSRYVYYRDGDLFAMGASMIKKDDPILLKFIQQEYLRQEAAPNYRPHIPFDDPGPPLTSEGEIDTALLQQKGITIPVSRYMALGDNYAMSADSRDFGFVPEENIRGAPDYIFWPPGPRFGAILQVDYPFFNSPRFVVWVLAFVGFGTYYIVHRKWNKLPQKIE
- a CDS encoding S66 peptidase family protein, with the protein product MTPVQGEPLKMGDNIALVAPASWCDGFDETSAALKERGFQVKLPRNFEERFGYLAGTDEERAQALMEAWKDVEVKAIWCIRGGYGSGRILDLLDYDYIREHPKVFIGMSDITALHIALMQKAGLVTFLAPVAKWTFDSMKDTQLLEQGIWDIVSDGRTGVYENPLECETIVGGKGEGILVGGNLALITAHIGTPWQLDTAGKILILEDVGEKVYRVDRMLNQLKQAGMTDNLAGLVLASWNNCEPDIEDGWTVEKVCREYFSDVSYPVISGFPSGHIESQVTLPLNCRYALDGDTGKVELLEPGVAYTKRPLNQ
- a CDS encoding IS5 family transposase; this translates as MQQVEMICLEDLVPESHNYRKFAKIWSFSFVEKRLRKLEKDNPHKGYGLLRIFKCLLLQFLENCSDRELERFIQENTAARWFCGFNLRDNTPDHTVFCQLRKKIGTNILSKIFADLRDQLKDQGLMSEVFTFVDATHLIAKANLWEERDKAIAEKYEKLNNENISQFSADVQAKIGCKGKNKYWYGYKQHTSVDMQTGLINKVAITPANITDASGFKHVCPSQGASYMDKGYCINPAPRIAKAKGVHLGAIKKNNMKGKNKDQDRWYSSVRAPHERVFSQIEKRVRYRGIAKNQFSSFMQAICYNLKRLAVLDPPNLCLS
- the ileS gene encoding isoleucine--tRNA ligase, encoding MFENRKESFPEREERIQALWEKEKVFKKSVDGRKDAPLFSMYDGPPFATGLPHYGHLLAGTIKDVVPRYKTMKGYRVPRRFGWDTHGLPVEMEIEKALELSGATDIEQFGIAKFNEECRSIVMRYSEEWKKTVNRMGRWVDFDKTYMTMNLTFMETVWWVFGELWKQGLVYEGFKVMPFSAQLGTPLSNFEANLNYQDVDDPSITVSFPLVDDPETSLLIWTTTPWTLPSNLAVMVGEKLDYVKVQKDRKFYILGKGRIETYFKDGCEIIDTFKGKDLIGKRYLPMFNYFVEEASPNSFSVIGEDSIGEDVGTGIVHSAPAFGEVDFFACKNAGIDLVCPVDQNGKFTAELPDFEGKYVKDADKELIKKIKEKGRLFHQGTIRHSYPFCWRSDTPLIYKAISTWFVAVEKIKDKIVSNNEHIHWVPNHLKHGRFGKWLENARDWAISRNRYWGTPIPLWRSPDGDIIIINSVEELEKRTGKTVKDLHRHHIDTLTFEENGKVYTRVSEVFDCWFESGSMPYAQNHYPFENEKETLDAFPADFIAEGLDQTRAWFYTLNILSTALFDKPAFKNVIVNGIILAEDGAKMSKRLRNYPDPELVMNKYGADAVRLYMLHSPVVQADDLRFAERGVELVLRQFLIPLWNSYVFLATYANIYKWKPGGLKPKCAIDRWILSKLQKLILDVEKGMDGYSLSQAVDPFVDFIEELTNWYIRRSRGRFWADEETEDRAEAFQTLYKVMFQLSKVAAPFVPFISDAIYQDLRTKKDPISVHLCDFPGYDATWRDEVLEEEMASVQTAVSMGHALRKEHKLKVRQPLPKVHLISSDPRVIKLLKGQENLILDELNVKAVEYHSDEKGFVEVSIKPNFKTLGRRAGPLMKKVQKAILSLEPSALDGGDYELDLDGEKFSITSEDVLVDRRVKEGSVAATEGVMTIALDTTLDEALKLEGLAREIVNKVNTQRRNMRFEVTDRVKMVIDTTPHVRECFDEYREYITHEVLASEVKFEATEGEEWDLNGERAVISLEKQ
- a CDS encoding phosphotransferase, encoding MVLNSLRGGSLSVYDSDTRRAIDQLTGKIDVEAALNVWETALATSWDQSLVWVHGDISDGNLLTEGGRLTAVIDFGQLTGRGSSLRSGNYLDVT
- a CDS encoding N-acetylmuramoyl-L-alanine amidase: MKWVLLLLTVSAHCFYYDFAEFDSFQGRLSKEYVTHKISHYLQYSKEIENYFEIQEDALVIFASPKDKKEGICEYRLAFGNESLSSPQFSFAKPISSARIAIDPGHFGGKWARLEERYIDVVHEGRSVNFDEGTLSFLTAMHLKKILEEQGALVFLTRTKVGEGVYPENFFDWLKKHPEYWEKGVALSTIFRRHYNRLDLRERARVINEYQPDLTIAIHYNAIDCEETIEPIKDNFNLIFIPGAFCRNELTSVEDRFHFLRLVCTQDLESSAYFARTLVDVFSKHLKVSPFTSPMQNSLSEAAGVFSRNLCITRLIKGPICYGETLIQNNEKELINLSQNDEVVSGIPCPRRVIDVANAYYEAISSFFNPSFKEEKQ
- a CDS encoding MFS transporter, whose protein sequence is MSTPEKTLKSRSFSTRFAFIWMQIATEPFVAFYTLLLFILRKDLNATAFQISVLATLRPVLSVLSFYWSANLLRERSKLLSNFMGAWVLSFIPFLCLPFISNVWFVILCAGVYQLFSRACIPSKIEILKLNLEKEPREKLFSHLYVLGFIESICLGLFVGKLLDIYEGSWQILFALAAIFSLTSTFIQMRIPLPQNLKQDDNILPISSNRLLQPIKDSIHLMRSRPDFARFQWGFMLGGFALMFMTPAIHIYYADTLSLTHNNLAIARYIWMGVGVVFTSFLWRRGINRISLNRLTAFIILGFSLFPFTLLFAMSNIFWVNIAFLFYGIAQAGSNLIWHLSGTLFAVDEDSSKFSSVNILMVGLRGLVAPVLGGICCSFFPPLTILGIGIVIGLTGVLYMLRPVPKVLPSQYPHQVHSDN
- a CDS encoding cold-shock protein; amino-acid sequence: MAKSKGTVKFFNSQKGFGFITPEAGGKELFVHVNSLDVDTQSLNEGQNVEYDEEEGRKGPEAKNVKGL